Proteins found in one Mucilaginibacter gracilis genomic segment:
- a CDS encoding aconitate hydratase has product MAFDLDMIKKVYSNLGSRVEAARKATGKPLTLTEKILYTHLTEGAAQHAYSRGVDYVDFAPDRVAMQDATAQMALLQFMQAGRPQVAVPSTVHCDHLIQAKIGADIDLTTAKDQNKEVYDFLASVSDKYGIGFWKPGAGIIHQVVLENYAFPGGMMIGTDSHTPNAGGLGMVAIGVGGADACDVMAGLPWELKFPKLIGVKLTGKMSGWTSAKDIILRVAGILTVKGGTGAIVEYFGDGAQSLSATGKGTICNMGAEIGATTSIFGYDPKSEAYLRGTERGDIADLANAVAEHLTGDAEVYANPELYFDQVIEIDLNTLEPHVNGPFTPDLAWPISKFAQAVKENGWPTKLEVGLIGSCTNSSYEDITRAASIASQAVSKNIKTAAEFTITPGSELVRYTVERDGYLKTFESMGGVVLANACGPCIGQWARHTDDPTRKNSIITSFNRNFAKRQDGNPNTHAFVASPEIVTAFVIAGDLTFNPLTDSLTNSAGELVKFDEPQGIELPVKGFAVEDAGYQAPAEDGSKVEVKVDPKSTRLQLLDPFTAWEGTDITGLKLLIKAKGKCTTDHISMAGPWLKFRGHLDNISNNMLIGAINYFNDKADTVKNELTGEYGPVPATQRAYKAASIGSIVVGDENYGEGSSREHAAMEPRHLGVRAILVKSFARIHETNLKKQGMLGLTFANSADYDKILEDDTFDIIGLTTFAPGKPLQIVIHHKGGLTDTIDVNHTYNAQQIEWFKAGGALNIIRAQMAS; this is encoded by the coding sequence ATGGCTTTTGATTTAGATATGATCAAGAAGGTTTACAGTAACCTCGGCAGCCGTGTCGAAGCAGCCCGTAAGGCAACTGGCAAACCATTAACTTTAACCGAGAAAATTTTATACACCCACCTTACCGAAGGTGCTGCCCAGCATGCTTACAGCCGTGGTGTTGATTATGTAGACTTTGCACCAGACCGTGTTGCGATGCAGGATGCTACCGCACAAATGGCCCTACTCCAATTTATGCAGGCAGGCCGCCCGCAGGTTGCCGTACCTTCAACCGTGCATTGCGACCACTTGATACAGGCAAAAATTGGTGCTGATATAGATTTAACTACTGCTAAAGACCAAAATAAAGAGGTTTACGATTTCCTTGCCTCCGTATCTGATAAATATGGTATCGGTTTCTGGAAACCAGGAGCAGGTATTATCCACCAGGTTGTTTTAGAAAACTATGCATTCCCGGGCGGTATGATGATCGGTACCGATTCGCACACGCCTAACGCAGGTGGTTTGGGTATGGTTGCCATTGGTGTTGGCGGTGCCGATGCCTGCGACGTGATGGCCGGCTTACCCTGGGAACTTAAATTCCCTAAACTGATAGGTGTTAAATTAACCGGTAAAATGAGCGGCTGGACATCAGCTAAAGATATTATTCTTCGTGTTGCTGGTATCCTTACCGTAAAAGGTGGTACCGGTGCTATTGTTGAATATTTTGGCGATGGTGCACAATCATTATCGGCAACCGGGAAAGGTACTATTTGTAACATGGGTGCCGAAATTGGTGCAACTACCTCTATCTTCGGTTACGATCCTAAATCGGAAGCTTATTTACGCGGTACCGAGCGCGGCGATATTGCCGACCTGGCCAACGCCGTTGCCGAACACTTAACCGGCGATGCCGAAGTTTATGCAAACCCTGAGTTATACTTCGATCAGGTTATCGAAATCGATCTGAATACTTTAGAGCCACACGTTAACGGTCCGTTTACCCCGGATTTGGCTTGGCCTATTTCTAAATTTGCACAAGCAGTTAAAGAAAACGGCTGGCCTACTAAGTTAGAAGTTGGCTTGATAGGTTCGTGTACCAACTCATCTTACGAGGATATTACCCGCGCGGCTTCTATCGCCAGCCAGGCTGTAAGTAAAAACATCAAAACCGCTGCCGAATTTACCATTACTCCGGGTTCGGAACTGGTACGTTATACCGTTGAGCGCGATGGTTACTTAAAAACCTTTGAAAGCATGGGCGGTGTTGTATTGGCTAACGCTTGCGGTCCTTGTATTGGCCAGTGGGCCCGTCATACCGACGACCCTACCCGTAAAAACTCCATCATCACTTCTTTCAACCGTAACTTTGCCAAACGTCAGGATGGTAACCCAAATACACACGCTTTTGTAGCCTCTCCGGAGATTGTAACTGCGTTTGTTATAGCAGGCGATTTAACCTTTAACCCGCTAACCGACAGCCTAACCAACAGCGCTGGCGAACTGGTTAAGTTTGACGAGCCACAAGGTATTGAATTACCGGTTAAAGGCTTTGCTGTAGAAGATGCAGGCTACCAGGCACCAGCCGAAGACGGAAGCAAAGTTGAGGTTAAGGTTGACCCTAAATCAACCCGCTTGCAACTGCTTGATCCGTTTACTGCCTGGGAAGGTACCGATATTACTGGTTTAAAGCTTTTAATTAAAGCCAAAGGTAAATGTACCACCGACCATATCTCGATGGCTGGACCGTGGTTAAAATTCCGTGGTCACCTGGATAACATATCAAACAATATGTTGATTGGTGCCATTAACTACTTTAATGATAAAGCTGATACCGTTAAAAACGAATTAACTGGCGAATACGGCCCTGTACCTGCCACACAACGTGCTTACAAAGCTGCTAGTATTGGCTCGATAGTGGTTGGCGACGAGAACTATGGCGAGGGCTCATCACGCGAGCATGCTGCTATGGAACCACGCCACTTAGGTGTACGCGCCATACTGGTAAAATCGTTTGCCCGTATCCACGAAACCAACTTGAAAAAACAAGGTATGCTTGGCTTAACCTTCGCCAACAGTGCCGATTACGATAAGATTTTGGAAGACGACACTTTTGATATTATTGGCTTAACCACTTTTGCACCGGGCAAACCGCTGCAAATAGTTATACACCATAAAGGCGGCCTAACCGATACCATTGATGTTAACCACACCTACAACGCTCAACAAATTGAGTGGTTTAAAGCAGGTGGCGCGTTGAACATCATCCGTGCGCAAATGGCGTCTTAA
- a CDS encoding terminase small subunit, whose amino-acid sequence MESNITDDALTLQQQRFCDEYLVTFNAFRSAMLAGYSENTARKGELLHLPKVQDYLKAAMDKTKQRLQITHDMVLRELAKIAFANMGNFYDDQGVLKPMYELSDDDKAAISQYQILDAVDDYGYQVGKLSKIKLHNKLSALDKIARHLNFYGVKGSEDRGRKAEDGSLKVEDGNLRVEDGGQMAEGGSLKVEGGSLMAEGGSLKVGVLSEKFEDGDGDFEVDNGEVGSVNKEAELGSVKFEILTEKSGALNERVPYLDDIPKDICENRLFNKPILIPGIPHETPNMPEDLNGKLTKIVTLSPRVILEDSVIEY is encoded by the coding sequence ATGGAAAGTAACATAACCGACGACGCGTTAACACTACAGCAGCAACGTTTTTGCGATGAATATTTGGTGACCTTTAACGCTTTTAGGTCGGCCATGCTGGCCGGCTACAGCGAGAACACGGCGCGTAAGGGCGAATTGCTGCATTTGCCTAAGGTGCAGGATTATTTAAAAGCGGCCATGGACAAAACCAAACAACGGCTGCAAATTACCCACGACATGGTTTTGCGCGAACTGGCTAAAATTGCTTTTGCCAACATGGGTAATTTTTATGATGACCAGGGTGTTTTGAAACCGATGTACGAACTATCTGACGATGATAAGGCTGCTATTAGTCAGTACCAAATTTTAGATGCTGTTGACGATTACGGCTACCAGGTTGGCAAACTGAGCAAAATAAAGCTGCACAACAAACTATCGGCCCTGGATAAAATTGCGAGGCACTTGAATTTTTATGGTGTTAAGGGTTCGGAAGACAGAGGGCGGAAGGCTGAGGACGGAAGTTTGAAGGTTGAGGACGGAAATTTGAGAGTTGAGGACGGAGGACAGATGGCTGAGGGCGGAAGTTTGAAGGTTGAGGGCGGGAGTCTGATGGCTGAGGGCGGAAGTTTGAAGGTTGGTGTTTTGAGTGAGAAGTTTGAGGATGGCGATGGGGATTTTGAGGTTGACAATGGGGAAGTTGGGAGTGTGAATAAAGAAGCAGAATTGGGAAGCGTTAAATTTGAAATTTTGACTGAAAAATCCGGTGCCTTAAATGAGAGGGTTCCGTATCTGGATGACATTCCGAAAGATATTTGTGAAAACAGGTTGTTTAATAAACCTATTTTAATACCAGGCATACCGCACGAAACACCAAATATGCCTGAAGATTTGAACGGGAAGCTGACAAAAATCGTAACGTTATCTCCCCGGGTAATTTTGGAGGATAGCGTGATTGAATATTAA